The Pelmatolapia mariae isolate MD_Pm_ZW linkage group LG10_11, Pm_UMD_F_2, whole genome shotgun sequence genome includes a region encoding these proteins:
- the LOC134637573 gene encoding odorant receptor 131-2-like, whose protein sequence is MSLANLSLTNVTANQQYQGVLERVLFSTLTTLPCCIFLFINGIMLFTLRSKALFCETSRYILLYNLLFADTVQMALSQLLYIIATCRITLTYPVCGFLTMLANLTTVVSPVTLVVMSLERYVAVCYPLRHASIITITNTGVAIIVIWAIGSLNILTRVLLLLEFPFQALDSLQMKDFCSDIAMFVGSMSDDYDKAFTCVLFISASVAIICSYIGVIVAARSASTDKASNHKARNTLLLHLVQLGLSLSSTIYNPLLTALARVLTRIVFVRIQNVFYVCIFIFPRCLSSLIYGIRDQSIRPVLIYYLCCRLKYSVIQPRLKAVIEIDC, encoded by the coding sequence ATGTCACTTGCAAATCTGTCTCTGACCAATGTTACTGCTAACCAGCAGTATCAAGGGGTTTTGGAAAGAGTTTTATTTTCCACTCTGACTACACTGCCATGTTGTATATTCCTCTTCATTAATGGAATAATGCTATTTACTTTAAGGAGTAAAGCTTTGTTCTGTGAGACGTCTCGATATATTCTGCTGTATAACCTTCTGTTTGCAGACACAGTACAGATGGCACTGAGTCAGTTATTGTATATTATTGCTACTTGTAGGATAACACTAACATATCCTGTATGTGGTTTTCTCACCATGCTTGCCAATCTTACAACTGTGGTCTCTCCTGTCACGCtggtggtgatgtctctggagagatATGTCGCTGTGTGCTACCCACTGAGGCATGCTAGCATCATCACTATCACCAACACAGGTGTGGCCATCATTGTGATTTGGGCCATCGGTTCACTAAATATTCTCACTCGGGTTCTTCTGCTGTTAGAGTTTCCTTTTCAAGCCCTTGATAGTCTGCAGATGAAAGACTTTTGCTCTGACATAGCGATGTTTGTTGGGTCTATGTCTGATGATTACGACAAAGCCTTCACATGTGTTCTGTTTATTTCAGCAAGTGTGGCAATCATATGCTCTTATATTGGTGTTATAGTAGCAGCCAGGTCGGCCTCCACAGATAAAGCTTCAAACCATAAGGCTCGTAACACACTGCTGCTACATCTGGTGCAGCTGGGTCTCAGTCTTTCCTCAACCATTTATAACCCACTACTCACAGCACTAGCAAGAGTTTTAACAAGGATAGTGTTTGTACGCATCCAGAAtgttttttatgtatgtattttcattttcccCAGATGTCTGAGTTCACTGATTTATGGTATCAGAGACCAAAGCATCAGACCTGTGCTCATATATTATCTTTGCTGTCGACTGAAATACTCAGTCATACAGCCAAGACTGAAGGCTGTGATTGAAATAGATTGTTAG